From Athene noctua chromosome 19, bAthNoc1.hap1.1, whole genome shotgun sequence, one genomic window encodes:
- the LOC141968335 gene encoding C-C motif chemokine 3-like, which yields MKVSAAALIALLLVASCSPSEAHLDGVPTTCCFSYQQRPIPRGLIASTYITSSSCTQPGVILVTKKNKELCADPQALWVQALLKHFQPLKN from the exons ATGAAGGTCTCCGCAGCTGCCCTGATTGCTCTTCTCCTCGTGGCCTCCTGCTCCCCGTCTGAGGCCCATCTCG ACGGTGTCCCCACCACCTGCTGCTTCAGCTACCAGCAACGCCCCATCCCACGGGGCCTCATCGCCTCCACCTACatcaccagcagcagctgcacccAACCAGGGGTGAT CCTGGTCACCAAGAAGAACAAGGAGCTGTGCGCTGACCCTCAGGCTCTCTGGGTGCAGGCGCTTCTGAAGCACTTTCAGCCTCTAAAGAACTGA